One part of the Pirellulales bacterium genome encodes these proteins:
- a CDS encoding cobalamin-binding protein produces the protein MSDSPRRIASLLASGTEILYALGLGERVVAVSHECDFPPAALGKPRVTTSHVAAPTSAEIDSQVREMLAAGQALYAIDAARLVELAPDLIVTQAQCDVCAVRYEDVLALVRDEPALRRTHVVALNPMTLADIFADIRRVGEACGASDVAQEYVASLERRVAAIRAKTIDLSIDDRPRVAAIEWIEPLMLAGNWMPELLELAGGRQPLAGHGRHSTYNSWRDVVDFDPQVLLVMPCGFDLARAVDESDSLARQAGWSDLAAMRAGRVFALDGNAYFNRSGPRIVDSLEIVAALVHPELFGIPPEVRDGIRVWQRIA, from the coding sequence GTGTCCGATTCGCCCCGCCGCATCGCGTCGCTGTTGGCCAGCGGCACCGAGATCTTGTACGCCCTGGGGCTGGGCGAGCGCGTCGTGGCCGTGAGCCACGAATGCGATTTCCCGCCCGCCGCCCTCGGCAAGCCGCGCGTGACGACCAGCCATGTGGCCGCGCCCACGAGCGCCGAGATCGATAGCCAGGTGCGCGAAATGCTGGCGGCCGGACAGGCGCTCTACGCCATCGACGCGGCCAGGCTTGTCGAGCTCGCCCCGGATTTGATTGTCACGCAGGCTCAATGCGACGTGTGCGCGGTGAGATACGAAGACGTGCTCGCGCTCGTGCGCGACGAGCCGGCGCTGCGCAGAACGCATGTCGTGGCGCTCAATCCCATGACGCTCGCCGATATCTTTGCCGACATCCGGCGCGTGGGCGAAGCATGCGGCGCATCCGATGTTGCTCAAGAATATGTCGCCAGCCTCGAACGCCGCGTGGCAGCAATCCGCGCGAAAACCATCGACCTGTCGATTGACGACAGGCCGCGCGTCGCGGCCATCGAATGGATCGAACCCCTGATGCTGGCCGGCAACTGGATGCCCGAGTTGTTGGAACTGGCCGGTGGGCGTCAGCCACTCGCGGGGCATGGTCGGCACAGCACATACAACTCCTGGCGGGACGTCGTCGACTTCGACCCGCAGGTGCTGCTGGTCATGCCGTGTGGCTTCGACCTGGCCCGGGCCGTGGACGAGTCAGATTCACTGGCGCGCCAAGCGGGCTGGAGCGATTTGGCGGCCATGCGCGCGGGGCGCGTGTTCGCGCTTGACGGCAACGCCTACTTCAATCGCTCCGGTCCACGGATCGTCGACAGCCTGGAAATCGTGGCCGCACTGGTGCATCCCGAGCTGTTCGGCATTCCGCCGGAAGTGCGCGATGGGATTCGCGTCTGGCAGCGGATTGCTTAG